A stretch of Corvus hawaiiensis isolate bCorHaw1 chromosome 8, bCorHaw1.pri.cur, whole genome shotgun sequence DNA encodes these proteins:
- the ACTR1A gene encoding alpha-centractin: MESYDVIANQPVVIDNGSGVIKAGFAGDQIPKYCFPNYVGRPKHVRVMAGALEGDIFIGPKAEEHRGLLAIRYPMEHGIVKDWNDMERIWQYVYSKDQLQTFSEEHPVLLTEAPLNPRKNRERAAEVFFETFNVPALFISMQAVLSLYATGRTTGVVLDSGDGVTHAVPIYEGFAMPHSIMRIDIAGRDVSRFLRLYLRKEGYDFHTTSEFEIVKTIKERACYLSINPQKDETLETEKAQYYLPDGSTIEIGPARFRAPELLFRPDLIGEECEGLHEVLVFAIQKSDMDLRRTLFSNIVLSGGSTLFKGFGDRLLSEVKKLAPKDVKIRISAPQERLYSTWIGGSILASLDTFKKMWVSKKEYEEDGARAIHRKTF; encoded by the exons ATGGAGTCCTACGATGTGATAGCGAACCAGCCCGTCGTGATAGACAAC GGCTCGGGTGTGATTAAAGCAGGTTTTGCAGGCGATCAAATACCAAAATACTGCTTTCCTAACTA TGTGGGCAGACCAAAGCACGTTCGTGTTATGGCTGGTGCTTTAGAAGGGGACATTTTCATTGGTCCAAAGGCAGAG GAGCACAGAGGTCTTCTTGCGATCCGATACCCCATGGAGCACGGCATAGTGAAGGATTGGAACGACATGGAGCGCATCTGGCAGTACGTGTATTCTAAAGACCAGCTCCAGACGTTCTCAGAAGAG catcctgtgctgctgacagaagCACCCCTAAACCCGCGCAAGAACAGAGAGCGTGCTGCTGAGGTGTTTTTTGAGACCTTCAATGTGCCAGCGCTATTCATCTCCATGCAAGCTGTGCTTAGCCT CTATGCGACCGGCAGGACCACGGGAGTGGTGCTGGACTCTGGGGATGGCGTCACCCATGCAGTTCCCATCTACGAAGGCTTTGCCATGCCTCACTCCATCATGCGGATTGACATCGCTGGCCGGGATGTCTCCCGCTTCCTGCGTCTCTATCTCCGGAAGGAAGGCTATGACTTCCACACAACCTCCGAGTTTGAGATTGTCAAGACCATCAAGGAG CGTGCCTGCTACCTGTCAATAAACCCCCAGAAGGATGAGACTCTAGAGACTGAGAAGGCTCAGTACTACCTGCCAGATGGAAGCACTATTGAG ATCGGCCCTGCCCGTTTCCgagccccagagctcctgttCCGGCCGGACCTGATAGGAGAGGAATGTGAAGGACTTCATGAAGTGCTCGTTTTTGCCATTCAAAAGTCAGACATGGATCTGAGGCGAACGCTGTTCTCCAACATTGTGCTGTCTGGAGGCTCCACGCTTTTCAAAG GCTTTGGTGACAGGCTGTTGAGCGAAGTGAAGAAACTAGCTCCAAAGGATGTCAAAATAAGG ATATCGGCTCCTCAGGAGAGATTGTATTCCACGTGGATTGG TGGCTCTATCTTGGCCTCTCTGGACACCTTTAAGAAAATGTGGGTTTCGAAAAAGGAATATGAAGAAGATGGAGCTCGTGCCATCCACCGAAAAACCTTCTAG